The following nucleotide sequence is from Gymnodinialimonas sp. 202GB13-11.
TCGCGGCACGCAGCATGGCTGAGCCTGTCAGCGCCGCGCGCGCGTCGCGCAGGGTTGTGGGGATGTGGGTCGTGTTCGCGGTCTCATAGGCGTCGCCGCTGAACGGTTCTTCCAGCGACAACCCTTCTTCGATCCCGGCAAGGCCGCAGGCCAGCATCGCGGCCAGCCCCAGATAAGGGTTCATGTCGGCGCCGGGGATGCGGCATTCGACGCGGACGCCTTTCGTGCCGTCGCCCACCAGCCGGAAGGCGGCGGTGCGATTGTCCACGGACCAGACAATGCGCGTGGGCGCAAATGTGCCCTTGGAGAAGCGCTTGTAGCTGTTGATGTAGGGGGCAAGGAAACAGGTCACTTCGGGGGCGTATTTGAGGAGGCCTGCCATGTAGCTGTCCATCAACGCGGACTTCGCCAAGGGCCTGTCCGCATCGTGGAAGGCGTTCGTGCCGTCCTTGAACAGCGATTGATGGATGTGCGCAGCAGAGCCAACGCTATCGGCGCTGAGTTTCGGCAGGAAGGTCGCCGCAAAGCCGTGTTCATGGGCGATTTCCTTGACGGCGTGCTTGGCCAGCGTGTGATGATCGGCACAGCCAAGCGCGTCGGCATATTTGATATTCAGCTCTTCCTGACCGGCTTCGGCCTCTCCCTTCGTGCCTTCGACCGGCACGCCCATGGCGCGCAGGTGGTTGCGGATCGGGCGCATCACCGGCTCTTCCTTGGTGGTCTGGAAGATGTGGTAATCCTCATTGTAGTGGCTGATCGGTTGCAGATTCTGGAACCCGCCATCGGCAATCTCGTCATGGGTGCCGCGGAACAAGAAGAATTCCAGCTCTGTTGCCATGATTGGCGACAGGCCCATCGCTTCGGCGCGCGCGATCTGTCGCTTCAGCACTTCGCGCGGGGCGTGGGGGACGGGGGCGTGCGTGTGGTGATCCAGTACATCGCACAAAACCATCGCGGTGCCTTCGAGCCACGGAACAGGGCGCAAAGTCGAAAGGTCGGGTCGCATCACATAGTCGCCGTACCCCCTTTCCCACGACGAAGATGCGTAGCCGTCTGGCGTCGCCATGGCGAGGTCGGTGGCCAGAAGGTAGTTGCAGCAATGGGTTTCATCCTCGGCGATGTCGAGGAACGCCTCGGCATGGAACCGTTTGCCCATCAACCGGCCCTGCATGTCGACCATGCAGACCAGAACGGTGTCCACCGCGCCCGAGGATATTTGCGCCTTCAGCGCCTCGAAGGACAATACTTCAGCCATGTCTCAACCTTCTGATGGGGCATTGGGGCCCGACCTGTGCCGGGCCCCGCATGTCGCCTTAGCTGTACCGATACGGGCGGCCAGCGGCCTCCATATCTGCGTTGTACTGGCGCAGGATTTCAACCACCCGCGCTTTTGTCGGGCTTTCTGCGGCGATTTCATCCCAGAAGGCGACGGCGGCCTGTTCGACCTGTGCCCATTCCTCATCGGGGATGGTCGTCAGCTCCATCTTGTCGCCGTTCACGCGCAGGCTGGCCTCGCCGCCCCAGTACCACCACTGACGGTAATAGTGTGACTGGTCACAGCAGACCCGGAAGAGCGTTTGCAGATCTTCGGGCAGTTCGT
It contains:
- a CDS encoding glutamine synthetase family protein; translated protein: MAEVLSFEALKAQISSGAVDTVLVCMVDMQGRLMGKRFHAEAFLDIAEDETHCCNYLLATDLAMATPDGYASSSWERGYGDYVMRPDLSTLRPVPWLEGTAMVLCDVLDHHTHAPVPHAPREVLKRQIARAEAMGLSPIMATELEFFLFRGTHDEIADGGFQNLQPISHYNEDYHIFQTTKEEPVMRPIRNHLRAMGVPVEGTKGEAEAGQEELNIKYADALGCADHHTLAKHAVKEIAHEHGFAATFLPKLSADSVGSAAHIHQSLFKDGTNAFHDADRPLAKSALMDSYMAGLLKYAPEVTCFLAPYINSYKRFSKGTFAPTRIVWSVDNRTAAFRLVGDGTKGVRVECRIPGADMNPYLGLAAMLACGLAGIEEGLSLEEPFSGDAYETANTTHIPTTLRDARAALTGSAMLRAAMGDEVIDHYARAAEWEIEEFDRAVTDYEIKRGFEKA